One region of Glycine max cultivar Williams 82 chromosome 9, Glycine_max_v4.0, whole genome shotgun sequence genomic DNA includes:
- the LOC102663855 gene encoding F-box/LRR-repeat protein At1g55660, with protein MNEGLNLSKDDRDKISEMPDNILLHMMNFMDTREAVQTCVLSKRWNNLWKRLTSLLFNSSKFGSVVKIINFLYMFLSDRDDSISLSTVYLDLSQRPRDSTSCLGFLITHAYDWECLNRLMKYAVSHNCQRLSIKILFYCKFEVDPVIFSCPSLISLRLSFTPFGTNCKLPKSLQLPVLKTLYLHHVCFTASDNGCAELFSTCFLLNTLVLERCSLDQYAEVICISNSNLSCLILDNAMEDADTIVLSTPKLSLLTIKDDFCRNKYSSTCNLSFLEKVYVDASGYNEDSSEHLSWLQLVTNIKEMILSADTISFIRKGLEVLDSVRIQPPGFVNLESLVVKRDSFDFISDEEVNCVVRFLLQNSIQTLDEEKTVNITYTNSLFKYLGKYFTIYSSFLLYFMFSYVVGVLILKLIIDRYCDCGCFYVIFFALKDKNL; from the exons ATGAATGAGGGGTTGAACCTATCCAAAGATGATAGGGACAAAATCAGTGAGATGCCTGACAACATCTTGCTCCACATGATGAATTTTATGGACACAAGAGAAGCTGTTCAGACTTGTGTATTGTCTAAACGATGGAATAATCTTTGGAAACGTCTCACGTCTCTACTATTCAATTCCTCGAAATTTGGAAGTGTtgtcaaaattatcaatttctTGTATATGTTTCTATCTGATCGAGATGACTCCATTTCTCTATCTACTGTCTATTTGGATCTCAGTCAACGTCCACGTGATTCCACAAGTTGTTTAGGTTTCTTAATCACTCATGCCTATGATTGGGAATGCCTAAATAGGTTAATGAAATATGCTGTGTCGCACAATTGTCAGCGCCTTTCaatcaaaatacttttttattgtaaatttgaaGTTGATCCTGTCATTTTTTCCTGTCCCTCGTTGATAAGTCTTCGGCTTTCCTTTACGCCTTTTGGTACAAATTGTAAACTTCCAAAATCTCTGCAGCTGCCGGTATTGAAAACTTTGTATCTTCATCATGTCTGTTTTACCGCAAGCGACAATGGGTGTGCTGAACTCTTTTCAACTTGTTTTTTGTTGAATACTTTGGTCCTTGAAAGATGTTCTTTGGACCAGTATGCTGAAGTCATATGCATATCAAATTCTAACCTTTCCTGTTTGATTCTGGATAATGCCATGGAAGATGCTGATACAATTGTCCTTTCTACTCCAAAACTTAGTTTGCTAACTATCAAAGATGACTTTTGTAGGAATAAATACTCCTCCACAtgcaatctttcttttcttgaaaaagTATATGTAGATGCTTCTGGTTATAATGAGGATTCTTCAGAACACCTAAGTTGGCTGCAACTGGTCACTAATATAAAGGAAATGATACTTTCGGCGGATACCATTAGTTTTATTCGAAAG ggTCTTGAAGTTCTTGACTCAGTGAGAATTCAACCTCCTGGCTTTGTTAATTTAGAGTCCCTTGTGGTAAAACGTGATTCATTCGATTTTATATCTGATGAAGAAGTAAATTGTGTAGTGCGGTTTTTACTTCAGAACTCTATACAAACTCTAGATGAAGAAAAGACGGTTAATATTACATATACTAATTCCCTGTTTAAATATTTGGGTAAATATTTTACAATCTATTCaagttttttactttattttatgttttcatacgTCGTTGGTGTTCTTATTTTGAAACTAATTATTGACAGATATTGTGATTGCGGATGTTtctatgttatattttttgcattgaaagataaaaatttgtaa